From the genome of Scytonema hofmannii PCC 7110, one region includes:
- a CDS encoding S1C family serine protease, whose protein sequence is MFQDITAEFVTIAQQLRQSTVKVRSSSFGSGSGVIWRSDGVIITNAHVATHHRAVVELWDGRVYEAVRISIDPTKDLAVLKIARTDLPVATIGNSDALRVGELVLAVGNPFGDSGAVTSGIIHTSKQHVVMADIQLFPGNSGGPLADCRGRVIGINTMIAYGLAIAIPSLTVENFLRDRYPVVEAI, encoded by the coding sequence ATGTTTCAAGATATAACAGCAGAGTTTGTAACGATCGCACAACAACTGCGTCAAAGTACTGTAAAAGTTCGCAGTAGTTCTTTTGGAAGTGGTTCCGGTGTTATTTGGCGATCTGATGGTGTAATTATTACTAACGCTCATGTTGCCACTCATCATAGAGCAGTAGTAGAACTGTGGGATGGGCGAGTGTATGAGGCTGTACGCATCAGTATCGATCCCACAAAGGATTTAGCTGTTCTCAAAATTGCCAGAACCGATTTACCTGTAGCAACTATTGGCAATTCCGATGCTTTACGAGTTGGGGAGTTGGTGTTAGCAGTCGGTAATCCTTTTGGTGATAGTGGCGCTGTGACCAGTGGTATTATCCATACCAGCAAACAGCATGTAGTTATGGCTGATATTCAGCTCTTTCCTGGTAACTCTGGAGGACCGCTTGCTGATTGTCGCGGACGAGTGATTGGGATTAACACCATGATTGCTTACGGTTTGGCTATAGCGATCCCCAGCCTTACAGTAGAGAACTTTTTGCGCGATCGCTATCCCGTTGTGGAGGCAATATGA
- a CDS encoding LuxR C-terminal-related transcriptional regulator yields the protein MIRVLVVAASPVVRAGLSAVLATHSKLIVVGTASNLDNLGGEIEQLQPDVVLVDLGSNFQQSSWEKLLSLQQQQDPFVFLVLADELDSIALEAGLRGGVRGILPQTSTESEIMAAVEAVAFGLVVLHLDAMESVLALKGASGREKVVATPVQTLTPREIEVLEMLSAGVGNKAIAKQLQISEHTVKFHVSSIFQKLDVSTRTEAVTVGVRLGLIML from the coding sequence ATGATTCGGGTGCTGGTAGTTGCTGCTTCCCCTGTGGTACGAGCGGGATTATCAGCCGTGCTCGCAACTCATTCCAAACTGATAGTTGTGGGTACTGCATCAAACTTGGATAATCTAGGGGGAGAAATTGAGCAACTACAACCCGATGTTGTACTCGTGGATTTGGGAAGTAATTTTCAACAATCAAGCTGGGAAAAACTGCTTTCTTTACAACAACAGCAAGATCCCTTCGTATTTCTCGTTCTTGCGGACGAACTTGATAGCATCGCTCTTGAAGCTGGGTTGCGTGGGGGTGTGAGGGGCATATTACCTCAAACCAGCACGGAATCAGAAATTATGGCTGCTGTTGAGGCTGTTGCTTTTGGGCTGGTGGTGCTGCACTTGGATGCTATGGAGTCTGTACTTGCGCTGAAAGGTGCGAGTGGGCGAGAAAAAGTTGTGGCAACTCCCGTACAAACATTAACACCAAGAGAAATTGAGGTTTTAGAAATGCTCAGTGCGGGAGTGGGTAATAAAGCGATCGCCAAACAATTGCAAATTTCCGAGCATACTGTGAAATTTCATGTCTCTTCTATTTTCCAGAAGTTAGATGTCTCTACCCGTACAGAAGCTGTAACTGTTGGTGTCCGTCTGGGATTGATTATGCTATAG
- a CDS encoding GH39 family glycosyl hydrolase has product MQRRDIIKLTAASAVTFGVLDTLWKSSTAASKKTAQVSIDWTNQIAKSTPFTFGSNDYEILSPERAADRTFQNHIQQLGIKLIRIHHAQLCDRWTDAATKTWNVAKIKAGYDASYPHKPTIIQNLPGWPKWMVQSKDGLLDKSEYDNYATLCAQLVEILNRRLQKKVIYWEPLNEKEVSYDKAWKLDELWIIYNKVAKAMKAVDPQIKIGGPALTWDNPKRLEAFLRACKPNVDFISWHRYGSKDAKQPTDGIMSYTPNYARQVKDFRAIAKKYIPERPVPLLLGEYNINYLWTSGETRQHNHIGAVWFASVMKHLADAGVDMATSWHLKDGIYGMIDPKNQLRPPATIFAWANKYLIGAVMHTTSDHPFVEALAVQKQDGKRSLLLINKSYQSVRLSLQSKRSLTQSKNLQILSLNANGVTTKSVNSAVLKQPLLLSSYSVTLLLNNT; this is encoded by the coding sequence ATGCAACGCAGAGATATTATCAAACTGACTGCAGCCAGCGCTGTCACTTTTGGAGTGTTGGATACGCTATGGAAATCTTCCACTGCTGCATCTAAAAAGACTGCTCAAGTGAGTATTGATTGGACAAATCAAATAGCAAAGTCTACTCCATTTACTTTTGGTTCTAATGACTATGAGATTTTGTCTCCCGAACGTGCAGCCGATCGCACCTTCCAAAATCACATTCAGCAACTTGGTATTAAGTTAATTCGCATTCACCACGCTCAATTGTGCGATCGCTGGACGGATGCTGCAACCAAAACTTGGAATGTGGCTAAAATCAAAGCGGGATATGATGCTTCCTATCCTCACAAACCCACTATTATCCAAAATCTTCCTGGTTGGCCAAAGTGGATGGTTCAGAGCAAAGACGGTTTGTTGGATAAGTCCGAGTATGACAACTATGCTACTTTATGTGCTCAACTTGTAGAAATTCTCAACCGTCGTCTCCAAAAAAAAGTTATTTACTGGGAACCGTTGAACGAAAAAGAAGTTTCTTACGATAAAGCTTGGAAGTTAGATGAACTGTGGATAATTTACAATAAAGTCGCAAAAGCCATGAAGGCTGTTGACCCTCAAATTAAAATAGGGGGACCAGCACTGACATGGGACAATCCAAAAAGATTGGAAGCTTTTCTCAGAGCCTGTAAACCGAATGTAGATTTTATCTCTTGGCATCGTTATGGTAGCAAAGACGCAAAACAACCCACTGATGGGATTATGTCTTACACGCCTAATTATGCACGTCAAGTCAAGGATTTTCGAGCGATCGCCAAGAAATACATACCAGAACGCCCAGTCCCTCTGTTGCTAGGGGAATACAATATTAACTATTTGTGGACATCCGGTGAAACAAGACAGCACAACCATATTGGGGCTGTTTGGTTTGCTTCAGTTATGAAACACCTAGCTGATGCAGGCGTTGATATGGCAACTTCCTGGCATCTCAAGGATGGAATTTACGGTATGATTGACCCAAAAAATCAACTACGACCTCCAGCAACTATATTTGCTTGGGCAAATAAATACTTAATAGGAGCGGTCATGCATACAACCAGCGACCACCCTTTTGTAGAAGCATTGGCAGTACAAAAACAAGATGGCAAACGCAGTTTATTACTGATTAACAAATCTTATCAATCTGTCAGGTTGAGCTTGCAATCCAAGCGATCGCTGACTCAGTCCAAAAATCTACAAATACTGTCTTTAAATGCTAATGGAGTCACTACAAAATCTGTGAATTCAGCCGTTTTGAAACAACCACTCCTGTTAAGTTCATACTCCGTTACACTGCTCCTCAATAATACTTAA
- a CDS encoding S1C family serine protease, with the protein MPSSDISNTLLALSNNIAETVEQVGGAVVAINSGSRSSSSGIHWHSGIIITSDEALHRYEEITTTLSNGQTVPINLVGHDPSTDVAVFKLQQTEIPVAKIGDATTLKVGHLVLGLARSNEGDIRAALGTVSVVSGAWRSMSGGNIDQFIRPDITLYRGFAGGPLVDAAGYVVGMNTSGRRGTALTIPASTVNRVVNQLLAKGRMTRGYLGLGMQAVRLPNNLKTALNLTTASGTIVVNVEPNGPADNAGVLIGDVIITFDNSVVNDTGDILALLNSGDRVGKTVKLQIIRGGALVELEIVVAEKSVTSDQ; encoded by the coding sequence AACACCCTACTAGCCCTTTCCAACAACATAGCAGAAACAGTCGAGCAAGTTGGAGGAGCCGTTGTTGCCATTAACTCTGGTTCCCGTAGTTCCTCAAGCGGAATTCACTGGCATAGCGGTATTATTATTACCTCAGACGAAGCACTTCACCGCTACGAAGAAATTACAACCACCCTATCAAACGGACAAACCGTACCAATTAATCTTGTAGGACACGATCCCAGTACCGATGTCGCTGTTTTTAAGTTACAACAAACAGAAATTCCCGTAGCAAAGATTGGTGATGCGACAACTCTCAAAGTTGGTCATCTTGTACTGGGATTAGCAAGAAGTAACGAAGGTGATATCCGTGCAGCATTAGGTACTGTGAGCGTTGTCAGTGGTGCTTGGCGGAGTATGAGCGGTGGAAATATTGACCAATTTATCCGTCCAGATATTACACTGTATCGTGGTTTTGCTGGTGGACCACTCGTAGATGCTGCTGGTTATGTAGTTGGGATGAACACATCAGGAAGACGGGGTACAGCTTTGACTATTCCTGCTTCTACAGTTAATCGAGTCGTTAACCAACTGTTAGCGAAGGGACGAATGACACGCGGCTATCTTGGTTTGGGTATGCAAGCCGTTCGTTTGCCAAATAATTTGAAAACAGCACTTAATTTAACTACAGCAAGTGGCACGATCGTTGTTAACGTAGAGCCAAATGGACCTGCTGACAATGCAGGTGTACTGATTGGTGATGTAATAATTACTTTCGATAATTCTGTTGTCAACGACACGGGTGATATATTAGCGCTTCTGAATAGTGGCGATCGCGTTGGGAAAACTGTCAAGCTACAAATTATCAGGGGTGGGGCGTTAGTTGAGTTAGAAATAGTCGTTGCTGAAAAATCAGTGACCAGTGACCAGTGA
- a CDS encoding polysaccharide biosynthesis tyrosine autokinase has product MNKIATIVTRRWKLLIAFNLLVVFSTAFALVTAKPVWVAGTQLILPKTNSKLDASLGTLGSLRNGEVGFSTEVNPLNVQASIINSDNLLERVLAADPEKKKFKSLTQYKKLFTVKPEEQSTILSVTVNASSPELALQRAVVLTETYQKRLNELRQANSQARQEYNKQELEQVKLKLTFAQNNLAKFKRASGIVNNEEQIKGIVTTINSLINARAQALASAKAHENRLKVLSTRLNLTPDPAIRSLSLGENQEYQLVRQRLSEVENSLRQKQSLFTNEHPEIKTLLVRRKQLQRILQQYVAQTADGRRVDTTVAPNYPQGRAALIQQLVLAESEASALKEQARQFDSQIAQLKATLKSVPETQAKLSELQRQVDVAAGVYNGLLAQIQQNNIDAFDAYPNVQVLDAPQVDSKPISPKKMLMIINAVLASVVGSTALVLFLESRNPLLSAKDLQARKFALMQTIPRIKHSVTKFELANHEIEVEFQRLASAISLQPLNNRRLLVTSAIMGEGKTTVTIGLAYALVDLGFRVLLVDGDFRRSELSRRLGYIPGSTAGQVAVQPNLDLLPSLPKQGRIMETLKRGHFEQALATCEESGDYDYVIVDSAPVSLTSETALMATIISNVLFVIRPNSSYKNSVNDSFAQLIQHNVQIFGLVINGVESKTTPYSQPSHVPIANS; this is encoded by the coding sequence TTTCAGCACTGCTTTCGCGCTTGTGACTGCTAAGCCAGTCTGGGTTGCTGGCACACAACTCATTTTGCCAAAAACCAATAGTAAACTTGATGCAAGTTTGGGAACTCTTGGTTCTTTAAGGAATGGTGAAGTTGGTTTTTCCACTGAAGTCAATCCCCTGAATGTACAGGCATCTATCATCAATAGCGATAATTTGCTAGAGCGGGTGTTAGCAGCAGATCCTGAGAAAAAGAAATTTAAGAGTCTTACTCAGTACAAAAAATTGTTCACGGTAAAACCAGAGGAACAATCCACAATTTTATCGGTGACTGTAAATGCTTCTAGCCCAGAACTAGCATTACAGAGAGCAGTAGTGTTAACTGAAACTTATCAAAAACGTTTAAATGAACTGCGGCAAGCTAACAGTCAAGCACGCCAGGAATACAATAAGCAAGAACTAGAGCAAGTCAAATTAAAATTAACTTTTGCACAAAACAACTTAGCAAAATTTAAAAGGGCTAGTGGTATAGTCAACAACGAAGAACAAATTAAAGGTATTGTTACCACAATCAATAGTTTAATCAATGCTAGAGCGCAAGCCTTAGCTTCAGCAAAGGCTCATGAAAATCGCCTAAAAGTGCTTTCAACACGCTTAAATTTAACACCAGATCCAGCAATTCGCTCTCTAAGTTTGGGTGAAAACCAAGAATATCAGCTTGTACGTCAGCGTTTATCTGAGGTAGAAAATTCTTTACGTCAGAAACAATCCCTCTTTACTAATGAGCATCCAGAAATCAAAACCCTACTTGTACGGCGCAAACAATTACAACGTATTCTACAGCAATACGTTGCACAAACAGCAGATGGTAGAAGAGTAGACACTACAGTAGCACCTAATTATCCTCAAGGTCGCGCTGCTTTAATCCAACAACTTGTTCTGGCGGAAAGCGAAGCTAGTGCTCTTAAAGAACAAGCACGGCAATTTGATAGTCAAATTGCTCAACTGAAAGCCACCTTGAAATCTGTACCTGAAACTCAGGCAAAACTGTCAGAACTACAACGACAAGTAGACGTTGCTGCTGGTGTTTATAATGGTTTACTGGCTCAGATCCAGCAAAACAATATAGATGCCTTTGATGCATATCCAAATGTACAGGTTTTAGATGCACCCCAGGTCGATTCCAAGCCTATCAGTCCCAAAAAAATGTTAATGATAATTAATGCTGTTCTGGCATCGGTTGTCGGTAGTACTGCCTTGGTTTTATTTTTAGAAAGTCGCAATCCTTTGTTAAGTGCCAAAGATTTACAGGCTCGAAAGTTCGCCCTGATGCAAACTATTCCTCGAATCAAACATTCTGTTACAAAATTTGAACTGGCTAATCATGAAATAGAAGTTGAGTTTCAACGTCTTGCTTCTGCAATTAGCTTGCAGCCTCTCAATAATCGTCGGTTGTTAGTCACCAGCGCCATTATGGGAGAAGGTAAAACAACGGTTACTATAGGTTTGGCTTACGCACTAGTGGATTTGGGCTTTCGAGTTCTGCTTGTGGATGGAGATTTTCGCAGATCTGAACTCAGCCGCCGTTTGGGTTATATTCCAGGATCTACAGCAGGGCAAGTTGCAGTACAACCCAATTTAGATCTGCTTCCAAGCTTACCCAAGCAAGGCAGGATTATGGAAACGCTCAAACGGGGACACTTTGAGCAGGCATTAGCAACTTGTGAAGAGAGTGGGGATTACGATTATGTTATTGTTGACAGTGCTCCTGTAAGTTTAACAAGTGAAACTGCACTGATGGCAACTATTATTTCCAACGTGCTGTTTGTTATCCGTCCCAATAGCAGCTACAAAAACTCTGTCAATGACAGTTTTGCACAGCTGATCCAACATAATGTCCAAATTTTTGGTCTAGTGATTAATGGAGTGGAAAGTAAAACAACGCCCTATTCCCAACCCTCTCATGTTCCCATAGCGAACTCATAA